In one window of Methanoculleus chikugoensis DNA:
- a CDS encoding thiamine pyrophosphate-dependent enzyme: MIAPDWFREDRLPHIYCTGCGNGTIINCTLAAVEEMGWKRDETVFVSGIGCSSRAPGYILTDSLHTTHGRALAFATGVKMARPDLHVVVFTGDGDLAAIGGNHFIHACRRNVDMTVICMNNHIYGMTGGQGSPTTPPGAISSTTPYGASEPAFDLAELAVAAGANYVARWTSYHVKELTKAVAAGMQTPGLSFIEARTQCPTNYGRHNKLRTVPAMIEHLRSHAILVAKRDRLVAEGKPIPEGTFTVGELVRRNRPAMGVQR; this comes from the coding sequence ATGATCGCGCCCGACTGGTTCCGGGAAGACCGCCTGCCGCACATCTACTGTACCGGGTGCGGGAACGGGACGATCATCAACTGCACCCTCGCGGCGGTCGAGGAGATGGGCTGGAAACGGGATGAGACGGTCTTCGTCTCCGGGATCGGGTGCTCCTCCCGCGCTCCCGGCTACATCCTCACCGACTCGCTCCACACCACTCACGGCCGGGCGCTCGCGTTCGCTACGGGCGTGAAGATGGCGCGGCCGGACCTGCACGTCGTCGTCTTCACGGGAGACGGCGACCTCGCCGCCATCGGCGGGAACCACTTCATTCACGCCTGCCGCCGGAACGTGGACATGACCGTGATCTGCATGAACAACCACATCTACGGCATGACCGGCGGGCAGGGGAGCCCGACGACCCCGCCGGGAGCCATATCGTCGACAACGCCGTACGGGGCGAGCGAACCGGCCTTCGACCTCGCGGAACTCGCCGTCGCCGCCGGCGCGAACTACGTCGCCCGCTGGACGTCCTACCACGTCAAGGAACTGACGAAGGCCGTCGCCGCCGGGATGCAGACGCCGGGGCTCTCCTTCATCGAGGCGAGAACCCAGTGCCCGACCAACTACGGCCGCCACAACAAACTCCGGACCGTCCCGGCCATGATCGAGCATCTCCGGAGCCACGCGATACTCGTCGCGAAGCGTGATCGGCTGGTCGCGGAAGGAAAGCCGATCCCCGAAGGGACGTTCACCGTCGGGGAACTCGTCCGGCGGAACCGGCCGGCGATGGGGGTGCAGAGATGA
- a CDS encoding 2-oxoacid:acceptor oxidoreductase subunit alpha, which yields MSRTEFMQGNAACAEGALAAGCRFFGGYPITPSTEIAETMARRLPKAGGVFISMEDELASIAAVIGAAWTGARAMTATSGPGFSLMMENIGYAAMTETPCVVVNIQRGGPSTGQPTRAAQGDMLQCRFGSHGDYSTIALTPNSVQEMFDLTVKAFDLADRFRVPTFLMSDEIVGHMRERVTIPDAVEVERPRPLAEGSLPFEAGDDGVPGFAPFGSGRAVHVTGLTHDERGYPDTTDPEAHDKLVRRLVAKIESARRDIADYEVVNPDAETVFVTYGPPSRTVEQVMRDRPDDSIGHLRLRVVWPFPEFALKVFPNARTFLMPELNMGQMVREVQRHVDQPVISIPKIGGELHTPAELVRVLEVYR from the coding sequence TTGAGCAGAACCGAGTTCATGCAGGGGAACGCCGCGTGCGCCGAGGGGGCGCTCGCCGCCGGGTGCAGGTTCTTCGGCGGCTACCCGATCACGCCGTCGACCGAGATCGCCGAGACGATGGCCCGGAGACTCCCGAAAGCCGGCGGGGTCTTCATCTCCATGGAGGACGAACTCGCGAGCATCGCCGCCGTCATCGGCGCCGCCTGGACGGGGGCGAGGGCCATGACCGCGACGAGCGGTCCCGGGTTCTCGCTGATGATGGAGAATATCGGCTACGCGGCCATGACCGAGACGCCGTGCGTCGTCGTCAACATCCAGCGCGGCGGCCCGAGCACCGGGCAGCCGACACGGGCGGCGCAGGGGGATATGCTCCAGTGCCGGTTCGGGTCGCACGGCGACTACAGCACCATCGCACTCACCCCGAACTCCGTCCAGGAGATGTTCGACCTGACGGTGAAGGCGTTCGACCTCGCGGACCGGTTCCGGGTCCCCACATTCCTGATGTCCGACGAGATCGTCGGGCATATGCGCGAGCGGGTAACCATCCCCGACGCGGTCGAGGTCGAACGCCCCCGCCCGCTCGCGGAGGGGAGCCTCCCCTTCGAGGCAGGGGACGACGGCGTCCCCGGGTTCGCACCCTTCGGCTCGGGGAGGGCCGTCCACGTGACCGGCCTTACCCACGACGAGCGCGGATACCCGGACACGACCGATCCCGAGGCGCACGATAAACTTGTGCGGCGGTTGGTCGCGAAGATTGAGTCGGCACGCCGCGATATCGCCGACTACGAGGTTGTAAACCCCGACGCCGAGACGGTCTTCGTCACCTACGGCCCGCCGTCGCGGACGGTGGAGCAGGTGATGCGCGACCGTCCCGACGACTCGATCGGGCACCTGCGCCTCCGCGTCGTCTGGCCGTTCCCGGAGTTCGCCCTCAAGGTCTTCCCGAACGCCAGGACCTTCCTGATGCCGGAACTGAACATGGGCCAGATGGTGCGGGAGGTCCAGCGCCACGTCGACCAGCCGGTCATCTCCATCCCGAAGATCGGCGGCGAACTGCATACCCCCGCCGAACTCGTGCGGGTGCTGGAGGTGTACCGATGA
- a CDS encoding 4Fe-4S dicluster domain-containing protein — protein MKLVIDESRCKGCNLCVLVCPYGIFREGTELNSRGIVAPVLDRPERCANCRLQALYGRMLCGVCHMICPDQAISWVEEKPFEPHKVEVEF, from the coding sequence ATGAAACTCGTCATCGATGAAAGCCGCTGCAAAGGATGCAATCTCTGCGTGCTGGTCTGCCCCTACGGTATATTTCGGGAGGGAACGGAACTCAACAGCCGGGGAATCGTGGCCCCGGTCCTCGACCGCCCCGAACGGTGTGCGAACTGCAGGCTGCAGGCCCTCTACGGCAGGATGCTCTGCGGGGTCTGCCACATGATCTGCCCCGACCAGGCCATCTCCTGGGTCGAAGAGAAGCCGTTCGAACCGCACAAAGTGGAGGTGGAGTTTTGA
- a CDS encoding FumA C-terminus/TtdB family hydratase beta subunit: protein MNLRTPLGAEVLDLRAGDTVTLSGTIYTARDEAHLRMMEEGIPFDPEGAVVYHCGPVVQDGRLVVAGPTTSARMNRLTGFLIDAGVRALVGKGGMGPEVVEQLRGRGVYLALTGGCAALAAARMRLSGVYFEDLGMAEAVWIIEADHLPLTVGIDAHGGDLFRAVREKAKTQFHQRFNINQDTVS from the coding sequence GTGAATCTCCGGACACCGCTCGGCGCCGAGGTGCTCGACCTCCGGGCAGGGGATACGGTCACCCTCTCGGGGACGATCTACACCGCCCGGGACGAGGCTCACCTGCGGATGATGGAAGAAGGCATCCCCTTCGATCCGGAGGGCGCCGTGGTCTACCACTGCGGCCCGGTGGTGCAGGACGGCCGCCTCGTCGTCGCCGGCCCCACGACATCCGCCCGGATGAACAGGCTCACGGGATTTCTCATCGACGCGGGCGTCCGCGCCCTCGTCGGCAAAGGCGGCATGGGGCCTGAGGTGGTCGAGCAACTCCGGGGGCGCGGAGTCTACCTCGCGCTCACGGGCGGGTGCGCCGCGCTCGCCGCCGCACGCATGCGCCTGTCCGGCGTCTATTTCGAAGACCTCGGCATGGCCGAGGCTGTCTGGATAATCGAGGCCGATCACCTGCCGCTGACGGTCGGGATCGACGCCCACGGTGGCGATCTCTTCCGTGCCGTACGCGAGAAAGCGAAAACACAATTTCACCAGCGATTCAATATCAACCAGGATACCGTCTCATGA
- a CDS encoding fumarate hydratase: MMVNPADPALSSALADATERALQEAEIRLPPDVLAALRRAAAAERDEIARRELGNILENIALAAERQVPICQDTGVPVVYLTLPPDVPFSPALFDGVREGVQRATAAIPLRPNVVDPLTRENTGDNTGVGMPAVHVTPGERLTVTVLPKGAGSENVSRIGMLLPSQAGEIPRFVAETMLLAGGKPCPPVILGVGIGGTFDMAAALAKEALLLPVDTMDDYEQELCDAVNALGIGPMGLGGDTTALAVKVKRAGCHTASLPVAVNVQCWACRRATVEVKR, from the coding sequence ATGATGGTTAATCCGGCAGATCCGGCGCTTTCGAGCGCACTGGCAGACGCCACAGAGAGAGCGCTGCAAGAGGCCGAGATCCGGCTGCCCCCCGATGTGCTCGCGGCGCTCCGGAGGGCGGCGGCAGCCGAGAGGGACGAGATCGCACGCCGGGAACTCGGCAACATTCTCGAGAACATCGCGCTCGCAGCGGAGCGGCAGGTGCCGATCTGCCAGGATACCGGCGTGCCGGTGGTCTACCTCACCCTTCCGCCCGACGTCCCGTTCTCACCCGCCCTCTTTGACGGGGTGCGGGAAGGGGTGCAGAGAGCGACGGCCGCGATCCCCCTCCGTCCGAACGTCGTCGACCCCCTTACCCGGGAGAATACCGGGGACAACACCGGTGTGGGGATGCCTGCGGTCCACGTGACGCCCGGGGAGAGGCTCACGGTGACGGTTCTCCCGAAAGGCGCGGGTTCCGAGAACGTCTCGAGGATCGGGATGCTCCTCCCCTCGCAGGCAGGGGAGATCCCCCGCTTCGTCGCGGAGACGATGCTTCTTGCGGGAGGGAAACCCTGCCCCCCCGTGATCCTCGGCGTCGGGATCGGCGGGACGTTCGATATGGCGGCCGCGCTTGCAAAGGAAGCGCTCCTCCTCCCGGTCGACACCATGGACGATTACGAGCAGGAACTCTGCGACGCAGTCAACGCCCTCGGGATCGGGCCGATGGGGCTCGGCGGCGACACGACGGCGCTCGCAGTGAAGGTGAAGCGCGCCGGCTGCCACACCGCCTCCCTCCCGGTGGCGGTGAACGTGCAGTGCTGGGCCTGCCGCCGGGCGACCGTGGAGGTGAAGCGGTGA
- a CDS encoding 50S ribosomal protein L16 has translation MVRKPAKMYRNLAKKAYTRREYMGGVPGSKIVQFDMGNLTESYPVELSIVAEETCQIRHTALEAARIGINRQLQKEVGRANFHLKIRTFPHHVLRENKQATGAGADRVSEGMRLAFGKAVGTAARVEKGQKVFSVWTSPQYVEKAKVSLKRGTYKLPTPARIVEERAPTA, from the coding sequence ATGGTACGAAAACCAGCGAAGATGTACAGGAATCTCGCAAAGAAAGCATATACACGCAGGGAATATATGGGCGGCGTGCCGGGCAGCAAGATCGTGCAGTTCGATATGGGCAACCTCACCGAGAGTTACCCGGTCGAACTCTCCATCGTCGCCGAGGAGACCTGCCAGATACGCCACACGGCCCTTGAGGCCGCCCGTATCGGCATCAACCGGCAACTCCAGAAGGAGGTCGGGAGGGCAAACTTCCACTTAAAGATCCGGACCTTCCCGCACCACGTTCTCCGCGAGAACAAGCAGGCGACCGGCGCAGGTGCGGACCGTGTCTCGGAAGGCATGCGACTCGCCTTCGGGAAAGCCGTCGGCACCGCGGCGCGAGTGGAGAAGGGCCAGAAGGTCTTCTCCGTCTGGACGAGCCCGCAGTATGTCGAGAAGGCCAAGGTCTCGCTCAAGCGCGGCACGTACAAACTTCCGACTCCCGCAAGGATTGTCGAAGAGCGGGCGCCGACAGCATAA
- a CDS encoding ABC transporter ATP-binding protein — MSGVSVANVGKAFPKEDGTFTQALEGVNLEIGDTEFICLVGPSGCGKTTLLRIIAGLETATTGSVTVDGHAVTGPDPKRGMVFQEYSLFPWRRVIDNVAFGLEMKGVAKEERRRTADRYIEMVGLSQFRDAYPYELSGGMRQRVAIARALANDPDVLLMDEPFGALDAQTRNRMQKELLSLWEQTKKTIVFVTHSVDEAVYLATRIVVLSPRPGSVREVIEIPWPHPRDRTSAEFAEVRRRVLRMIDETENTQ; from the coding sequence ATGAGCGGAGTCTCGGTCGCGAACGTCGGCAAGGCCTTCCCGAAGGAGGACGGCACCTTCACGCAGGCGCTCGAGGGCGTCAACCTGGAGATCGGCGATACTGAGTTCATCTGCCTGGTCGGGCCGTCGGGGTGCGGGAAGACGACGCTTCTCCGGATCATCGCCGGACTCGAGACCGCGACCACCGGAAGCGTGACCGTCGACGGCCACGCGGTCACCGGCCCGGACCCGAAGCGCGGGATGGTCTTTCAGGAGTACTCCCTCTTCCCCTGGCGGAGGGTGATCGACAACGTCGCCTTCGGCCTCGAGATGAAAGGCGTCGCAAAAGAGGAGCGGCGGCGGACGGCCGACCGCTACATCGAGATGGTCGGCCTCTCCCAGTTCCGGGACGCCTACCCCTACGAACTCTCCGGGGGGATGCGGCAGCGGGTGGCGATTGCACGAGCGCTCGCAAACGACCCCGACGTTCTCCTCATGGACGAACCGTTCGGGGCGCTGGACGCCCAGACCCGGAACAGGATGCAGAAAGAGCTCCTCTCCCTCTGGGAACAGACGAAGAAGACGATCGTCTTCGTCACCCACAGCGTCGACGAAGCGGTCTACCTCGCCACCAGGATCGTCGTCCTCTCCCCAAGGCCGGGTTCCGTCCGGGAGGTCATCGAGATCCCCTGGCCGCACCCGCGGGATCGCACCAGTGCAGAGTTCGCAGAAGTCCGGCGAAGGGTGCTCCGGATGATCGACGAGACCGAAAACACCCAGTAA
- a CDS encoding ABC transporter permease — translation MKQQTQKRLLGIAAVAVVAIVWQIIAEYVVGRSFILPSVTDVASAFINLLGSGTLLTDLAVSLEHFGIGIIAAFILGVPLGILMGWFRVADHLLDPIIETLRPIPPLAWIPFAIIWFGLTTQAAGFVIFAGAFFPILTATYAAFRDVPKVFVEAGKVLGCDTSFELIRHVALPAAVPAIASGVRIAMGVGWMCLVAAEMFGVSTYGLGYQLWHNYYLHQMPNVVVYMLILGFTGLIIDRIFRNYVDKQLLRWRAGEVA, via the coding sequence ATGAAGCAGCAGACACAGAAACGACTCCTCGGCATCGCAGCGGTCGCCGTCGTGGCGATAGTATGGCAGATCATCGCCGAGTACGTGGTGGGGCGATCATTCATCCTCCCGAGCGTCACCGACGTCGCCAGCGCATTCATAAACCTCCTCGGGTCCGGCACGCTCCTCACCGACCTTGCAGTGAGCCTCGAACATTTCGGGATCGGGATCATCGCGGCGTTCATCCTCGGCGTCCCCCTCGGGATCCTGATGGGATGGTTCCGGGTGGCGGACCACCTCCTCGACCCGATCATCGAGACCCTCCGCCCCATCCCGCCGCTCGCCTGGATCCCGTTCGCCATCATCTGGTTCGGGCTCACCACCCAGGCGGCAGGCTTCGTCATCTTTGCAGGAGCGTTCTTCCCGATCCTGACCGCGACCTACGCCGCGTTCCGGGACGTCCCGAAGGTCTTCGTCGAGGCGGGCAAGGTGCTCGGGTGCGACACCTCGTTTGAGCTGATCCGCCATGTCGCCCTGCCCGCCGCCGTCCCGGCGATCGCCTCCGGCGTCAGGATCGCCATGGGTGTCGGCTGGATGTGTCTCGTGGCCGCCGAGATGTTCGGCGTCTCCACCTACGGCCTCGGCTACCAGCTCTGGCATAACTACTACCTCCACCAGATGCCCAATGTCGTCGTCTACATGCTGATCCTCGGATTTACGGGGCTCATCATCGACCGCATCTTCAGGAACTACGTCGATAAGCAGCTCCTGCGGTGGCGGGCAGGAGAGGTGGCCTGA
- a CDS encoding ABC transporter substrate-binding protein has product MKQLTAILLAVALVAAFTFVSGCTGTNTGDVTHLRIGYQPSTHQVAHVTAMEKGWWQEDLAPFGITQVTDYNFPTGAPEMQAMLSGDLDIAYVGAAPFIAAVSTGLDAKIIAAVQTQGSDLVLRNEVPYTGPADLVGKKIATFPPGTIQDTILRSWLEENGVDPASVTIVAMDPGAATTAISAGQVDGVFLPHPSPSIIAAEGTGRTVVQSGEMMKDHACCVLVASGSLIREHPEIVEQIVKTHIRATEYNLEHPDEAASIYSAKTGQNVETVKASFRDWDGTWTADPNVITTSVVEYTNLQYELGYINKPLTQDDLFDLSFYEKARA; this is encoded by the coding sequence GAACAAATACCGGCGACGTGACGCATCTGCGGATCGGCTACCAACCGAGCACCCATCAGGTCGCCCACGTGACCGCGATGGAGAAGGGATGGTGGCAGGAGGACCTCGCACCCTTCGGCATCACGCAGGTGACCGACTACAACTTCCCCACCGGCGCGCCCGAGATGCAGGCGATGCTCTCCGGGGACCTTGATATCGCCTACGTCGGCGCCGCCCCGTTCATCGCGGCCGTGAGCACCGGGCTCGACGCGAAGATCATCGCAGCGGTGCAGACTCAAGGATCCGATCTGGTACTCAGGAACGAGGTTCCCTATACGGGCCCTGCAGACCTCGTCGGCAAGAAGATCGCCACCTTCCCACCGGGAACGATCCAGGACACCATCCTGCGATCCTGGCTTGAAGAGAACGGCGTCGACCCCGCAAGCGTCACCATCGTCGCCATGGACCCCGGCGCCGCAACCACCGCCATCTCCGCCGGCCAGGTCGACGGCGTCTTCCTGCCCCACCCGTCTCCGTCCATCATCGCGGCGGAGGGCACGGGGAGGACCGTGGTGCAGTCGGGCGAGATGATGAAGGACCATGCCTGCTGTGTCCTCGTGGCGAGCGGTTCTTTGATCCGCGAGCACCCCGAGATCGTCGAGCAGATCGTGAAGACGCACATCAGGGCGACGGAGTACAACCTCGAACACCCCGACGAGGCCGCATCCATCTACTCCGCAAAGACCGGACAGAACGTCGAGACCGTGAAGGCATCCTTCCGGGACTGGGACGGCACCTGGACCGCCGACCCGAACGTCATCACGACCTCGGTGGTCGAGTATACGAACCTCCAGTACGAGCTCGGCTACATCAACAAGCCCCTGACCCAGGACGACCTCTTCGACCTCTCGTTCTACGAGAAGGCCCGGGCATAA